In one window of Qipengyuania profundimaris DNA:
- a CDS encoding CpaD family pilus assembly protein translates to MRNIMNRKTTSAMALSLALGLGACVGGVPTNDTLYSTKQAVVERTHYTFDVQTNGDSLPVSEQQRLLAWFDSMDLRYGDKIAVEDPGYGEGVRDNVAQLAGRYGLLLTDGAPPTEGYISPGQARVVISRTLASVPGCPDWSAKSDANYNNATYPNYGCATNANMAAMVANPEDLVSGQQGTGETVILSSNKAIASYRDQEPTGAGGLTEVGTTED, encoded by the coding sequence ATGCGTAACATCATGAACCGCAAGACGACCTCCGCAATGGCTCTCTCGCTCGCGCTCGGCCTTGGTGCCTGCGTCGGCGGGGTGCCGACCAACGATACGCTCTATTCGACCAAGCAAGCGGTCGTGGAGCGCACGCACTACACCTTCGACGTCCAGACCAATGGCGACAGCCTGCCGGTCAGCGAACAGCAGCGCCTGCTGGCTTGGTTCGACTCAATGGACCTGCGTTACGGCGACAAAATCGCGGTCGAAGACCCCGGTTATGGCGAAGGCGTGCGCGACAATGTGGCGCAGCTGGCCGGCCGCTATGGTCTGCTGCTGACGGATGGCGCGCCGCCGACCGAGGGCTACATCTCGCCGGGCCAGGCGCGCGTAGTCATTTCGCGGACGCTCGCCAGCGTACCGGGCTGCCCGGACTGGTCGGCCAAGAGCGACGCCAATTACAACAACGCTACCTACCCGAATTACGGCTGCGCCACCAACGCCAACATGGCAGCGATGGTCGCCAATCCGGAGGACCTCGTCAGCGGCCAGCAAGGCACGGGCGAAACCGTTATCCTGAGTTCCAACAAAGCCATCGCCAGCTATCGCGACCAGGAGCCCACCGGCGCCGGTGGTCTTACTGAAGTCGGCACCACGGAGGACTGA
- a CDS encoding type II and III secretion system protein family protein: MKRRLTTKVLLASLALAPVASIPANVATAQSVARPSSEIVLSIGRGELVTVPGAMANVFVADDSVADVQVKSTRQLYVFGKAGGETTVYASNSAGDIVWSANIRVGSNISSIDQMLALAMPGAKVNVATIGTNTVLLTGTVGAPEDAAEAQRLVEAFLGEESNVISRLRTATPLQVNLQVKFAEVSRSLVRDIKGNLTTRDQSNGFVFGAQSNGAGNIVGNQPTENTVPLDPCAVYQFACRSELRPYDYINQRFVTPRTTYEAIRGTQPGLLSMGGSLLGFDLLATLNLGEQIGLVTTLSEPNLTALSGETAEFLAGGEFPIPQSQGLGTVTVEYKNYGVSLTYTPTVLANGRISMRVRPEVSELSSRGAVTLNGFTVPALTTRRAETTIELGSGQSFMIAGLMQNSSQNALEKTPGLAELPILGNLFRSKSYQKGETELVIIVTPYLVRPVNASDIVLPTDGFRAPDEVESILGYMENNGESGAKRPMPTMQESTEPATPGISQAPTNGAATASAAPVQPRRAEADPAAKPGFSFE; this comes from the coding sequence ATGAAACGTCGTCTCACTACCAAAGTGCTGCTCGCCAGCCTGGCGCTCGCGCCCGTGGCCAGCATACCGGCCAACGTCGCCACCGCCCAGTCGGTCGCACGGCCCAGCTCGGAAATCGTACTGTCTATCGGTCGCGGCGAACTCGTCACCGTACCGGGGGCCATGGCCAACGTCTTCGTCGCCGACGACAGTGTCGCCGATGTGCAGGTCAAGTCGACCCGCCAGCTTTACGTATTCGGCAAGGCCGGCGGCGAGACCACGGTGTATGCTAGCAACTCGGCCGGCGACATCGTCTGGTCCGCCAACATCCGCGTCGGTTCGAACATCTCGAGCATCGACCAGATGCTGGCGCTGGCGATGCCGGGTGCCAAAGTGAATGTGGCAACTATCGGCACGAACACCGTGCTGCTGACCGGTACGGTCGGCGCGCCCGAAGACGCCGCCGAAGCACAGCGCCTGGTCGAAGCTTTCCTGGGCGAAGAGTCCAACGTGATCAGCCGCCTGCGTACGGCGACGCCGCTTCAGGTCAATCTGCAGGTAAAGTTCGCCGAAGTCAGCCGCTCGCTTGTCCGCGACATCAAGGGCAACCTCACCACGCGCGACCAATCCAACGGCTTTGTGTTCGGTGCACAGAGCAATGGCGCTGGCAATATCGTCGGCAATCAACCGACCGAAAACACCGTCCCGCTCGATCCCTGTGCGGTCTACCAGTTTGCCTGCCGCAGCGAATTGCGCCCCTACGATTATATCAACCAGCGCTTCGTCACGCCGCGCACGACCTACGAGGCGATCCGCGGCACTCAGCCCGGCCTGCTCTCGATGGGCGGTTCGTTGCTTGGCTTCGATCTGCTGGCAACGCTCAATCTGGGCGAGCAGATCGGCCTGGTCACTACGCTTTCGGAACCCAACTTGACTGCCCTTTCGGGTGAAACGGCAGAGTTCCTTGCCGGTGGCGAATTCCCGATCCCGCAGAGCCAAGGCCTTGGCACCGTGACCGTCGAGTACAAGAACTACGGTGTCAGTCTGACCTACACGCCGACCGTGCTGGCCAATGGCCGTATCTCGATGCGCGTGCGTCCGGAAGTATCGGAACTCTCCAGCCGCGGTGCAGTCACGCTGAACGGGTTCACCGTTCCGGCCCTCACCACGCGCCGCGCGGAAACGACCATCGAACTCGGCTCCGGTCAGAGCTTCATGATTGCGGGCCTGATGCAGAACAGCTCGCAGAACGCTTTGGAAAAGACGCCGGGCCTCGCCGAGTTGCCGATCCTCGGCAATCTGTTCCGCTCCAAGAGCTACCAGAAGGGCGAAACCGAGCTGGTTATCATCGTGACCCCTTATCTGGTCAGGCCGGTCAATGCGAGCGACATCGTGCTACCGACCGATGGCTTCCGCGCTCCGGACGAGGTCGAAAGCATCCTCGGCTATATGGAAAACAACGGCGAGAGCGGCGCCAAGCGTCCGATGCCGACCATGCAGGAAAGCACCGAGCCGGCCACGCCGGGTATCTCGCAGGCTCCGACGAACGGCGCAGCAACCGCCAGCGCCGCGCCGGTCCAGCCGCGCCGCGCCGAGGCCGATCCGGCCGCCAAGCCCGGCTTCAGCTTCGAGTGA
- the cpaB gene encoding Flp pilus assembly protein CpaB, producing the protein MDRKKLVLLVGALIVAIGTALVARSMFAGASAPQAEAAQVEAQGPKVLVAQRALPVGTIITADAINFQLWPEELVQNAYFLDGEADMSKLLGTVVRHPITAGEPVTQGALVAPGDRGFLAAALAPGMRAITVPVSAQSGVAGFVFPGDRVDMVLTQTIKGDEDTEMRASETILRNLRVLATDQSTVSEKAEDGSTIVKPFRAVTLEVTPVIAEKIAVAQTIGTLSLSLRSLADNQSELEMALATGDVTIPDDATPEEEEKLLREAMARPDDAKGTFVTGGDVSRFQRRSVRPVGSSNKGGGTADFNPADIFGGREVKHTGPTVSVTRGKATEVVPIGKNGSVTTPTMREPSVFEKMMETAIQAQAGTVGQGMPAPTTSKQVR; encoded by the coding sequence ATGGACAGGAAGAAGCTGGTTCTGCTGGTAGGCGCACTGATCGTTGCGATCGGTACCGCACTGGTTGCTCGGAGCATGTTTGCAGGTGCCTCGGCACCGCAGGCAGAAGCCGCGCAGGTGGAAGCACAGGGACCCAAGGTACTCGTTGCGCAGCGTGCGCTGCCGGTGGGCACGATTATCACCGCAGATGCGATCAACTTCCAGCTGTGGCCGGAAGAGCTGGTGCAGAACGCCTACTTCCTCGACGGTGAAGCGGATATGTCCAAGCTGCTGGGAACGGTGGTCCGCCACCCGATCACGGCAGGCGAACCGGTGACCCAGGGTGCGCTTGTCGCACCGGGTGATCGCGGCTTCCTGGCTGCAGCCCTCGCCCCTGGCATGCGCGCTATCACCGTTCCGGTGTCGGCCCAGTCGGGCGTGGCAGGCTTCGTCTTCCCGGGCGACCGGGTGGACATGGTCCTGACACAGACGATCAAGGGCGACGAGGACACGGAAATGCGTGCCTCGGAAACCATCCTTCGTAACCTTCGTGTGCTCGCCACAGACCAGTCGACCGTGTCCGAAAAGGCCGAAGACGGGTCTACAATCGTCAAGCCCTTCCGCGCCGTTACGCTGGAAGTGACACCGGTGATCGCTGAGAAGATCGCCGTGGCGCAGACCATCGGGACGCTCAGCCTGTCGCTGCGTTCGCTCGCCGACAACCAGAGCGAACTCGAAATGGCGCTGGCCACGGGGGACGTCACCATCCCGGACGACGCTACCCCGGAAGAGGAAGAAAAGCTGCTGCGCGAAGCCATGGCGCGTCCCGACGATGCCAAGGGCACCTTCGTGACCGGCGGCGATGTCTCGCGCTTCCAGCGCCGCAGCGTCCGCCCGGTCGGATCATCCAACAAGGGCGGCGGCACTGCGGACTTCAACCCGGCCGACATCTTCGGCGGACGCGAAGTCAAGCACACCGGCCCGACCGTCAGCGTGACCCGCGGCAAAGCCACCGAAGTCGTGCCGATCGGCAAGAACGGTTCGGTCACGACGCCGACGATGCGCGAACCCTCCGTCTTCGAAAAGATGATGGAGACCGCCATCCAGGCACAAGCGGGCACCGTTGGCCAAGGCATGCCGGCGCCGACCACTTCGAAGCAAGTCCGATGA
- a CDS encoding A24 family peptidase: MAGIEITYVLLGGLAIALLIAAITDLKSRTIGNKLNAVIALGAPLWWWASGLTLWPGVAWQIGFAALVFAICCGLFAIRQMGGGDVKLLTALALWIPPMPFLKLVVIMAIVGGALTIVFGAAHIMRRRKDRIAIPYGLAIAIAGLWVLGTEQLGQVPAVSGML, encoded by the coding sequence ATGGCCGGTATCGAAATCACCTACGTATTGCTCGGCGGATTGGCAATCGCACTGCTTATTGCAGCCATTACCGATCTCAAGAGCCGCACGATTGGCAACAAGCTCAATGCCGTGATCGCACTCGGCGCGCCGCTGTGGTGGTGGGCGAGCGGGCTGACGCTGTGGCCGGGTGTCGCATGGCAGATCGGCTTTGCCGCACTCGTCTTTGCGATCTGCTGCGGCCTGTTCGCGATCCGCCAGATGGGCGGCGGTGATGTCAAGCTGCTCACCGCGCTTGCGCTTTGGATCCCGCCAATGCCGTTCCTCAAGCTCGTCGTCATCATGGCGATCGTCGGCGGGGCGCTGACCATCGTCTTCGGCGCGGCGCACATCATGCGGCGCCGCAAGGATCGCATCGCAATTCCTTACGGCCTGGCGATCGCCATCGCCGGCCTGTGGGTGCTCGGCACCGAGCAGTTGGGCCAGGTGCCTGCCGTTTCGGGAATGCTGTGA
- a CDS encoding alpha/beta fold hydrolase translates to MTPAIDRRSIPADASETRWTAPDGHALRRIDWPGAKPARGSILFLPGRGDFYEKYLETLEEWHRAGWRVTAADWRGQAGSGRLGDDEVTGHIDDFGDWVADLAALWTAWKAETPGPHVLAGHSMGGHLVMRALIEQAVDPEAVVLSAPMLGMAGPPLPLPMLQGVAKLMTLLGKPTRPAWKWSEKPGEIPARRRDLLSHDAQRYADELWWREQRPELVMGPGSWGWVERAYASSRVLERTGAMEAVEAPVLIVSTSNDKLVSHPAAVRASERLPKGELVAFGPEAHHEILRETDDVRDRATNAIEEFLDRVAPQRS, encoded by the coding sequence ATGACTCCGGCGATCGACCGTCGCTCCATCCCCGCAGATGCCAGCGAAACCCGCTGGACTGCACCCGATGGACATGCCCTGCGCCGGATCGACTGGCCCGGGGCCAAACCCGCGCGCGGTTCGATCCTGTTCCTTCCCGGCCGCGGCGATTTCTACGAGAAGTATCTCGAGACGCTGGAGGAATGGCACCGGGCCGGCTGGCGCGTGACTGCAGCGGATTGGCGCGGCCAGGCCGGGTCGGGGCGGCTGGGCGACGACGAAGTCACCGGACATATCGACGATTTCGGCGACTGGGTTGCAGATCTGGCGGCTCTCTGGACCGCGTGGAAGGCCGAGACGCCCGGACCTCATGTCCTCGCGGGCCACTCGATGGGTGGGCATCTCGTGATGCGTGCCCTGATCGAGCAGGCTGTCGACCCCGAAGCCGTAGTCCTGAGCGCGCCGATGCTCGGCATGGCGGGGCCGCCGCTTCCGCTACCCATGCTACAGGGGGTCGCGAAATTGATGACGCTGCTGGGCAAACCCACGCGCCCGGCATGGAAATGGAGCGAGAAGCCGGGAGAAATCCCTGCGCGGCGGCGCGACCTGTTAAGCCACGACGCCCAGCGCTATGCCGACGAACTGTGGTGGCGTGAGCAGCGGCCCGAACTGGTGATGGGGCCGGGCAGCTGGGGCTGGGTCGAGCGGGCCTATGCCTCGAGCCGGGTGCTGGAACGGACAGGCGCGATGGAAGCCGTGGAGGCTCCGGTGCTGATCGTGTCGACTTCCAACGACAAGCTGGTCAGCCATCCCGCTGCCGTTCGGGCGAGCGAGCGCCTGCCGAAGGGGGAACTGGTCGCATTCGGCCCGGAAGCGCATCACGAGATCCTGCGCGAGACCGATGACGTACGGGACCGCGCGACGAATGCGATCGAGGAATTTCTGGACAGGGTCGCACCGCAAAGATCGTGA
- a CDS encoding NAD(P)/FAD-dependent oxidoreductase, with amino-acid sequence MNTFDFAIVGAGIAGASLAAELSATGASVLVPEAEDRPGYHSTGRSAAFWEECYGGPDIVPLTLASGRYLREGGFLTQRGALYIGRDIDTHTIDRFEQRFGGTGVTIEQLDRHALGQRLPGLCPDWTRAIWEPACADIDVGALHQHYLAMAKRGGVDLVCRARIVDASRRDGRWTLTSAAGESWTAGALINAAGAWADEFAQLAGARPVGIQPLRRTVIQLRVAPQVPPDLPLVLDIGGGFYFKPESGRVWLSPHDEEPSEPCDAAPEELAVAQAIDRFESVVEWQVEAVERKWAGLRSFAPDRRPVYGWDPHVEGFGWFAGQGGFGIQTSPAAARLAAQLFTGASGDDLTAGVDPSPYLASRFG; translated from the coding sequence GTGAACACTTTCGATTTCGCCATCGTCGGCGCCGGAATAGCCGGGGCCAGCCTAGCAGCCGAACTCTCCGCGACCGGTGCGTCCGTGCTGGTGCCGGAGGCGGAAGATCGACCTGGATACCATTCGACCGGACGCTCGGCTGCGTTCTGGGAGGAATGCTATGGCGGGCCGGACATCGTTCCGCTCACTCTCGCATCGGGGCGCTACCTGCGCGAAGGCGGCTTTCTGACGCAGCGCGGCGCGCTTTATATCGGGCGCGATATCGATACGCATACCATCGACCGCTTCGAACAGCGTTTCGGCGGGACTGGTGTGACCATAGAGCAGCTCGACCGGCACGCGCTGGGACAGCGGTTGCCCGGCCTTTGCCCGGACTGGACGCGCGCGATCTGGGAACCTGCCTGTGCGGACATCGATGTCGGCGCGCTGCATCAGCACTATCTCGCTATGGCCAAGCGCGGTGGCGTCGACCTTGTCTGTCGCGCCAGGATCGTCGACGCGTCCCGCCGGGATGGCCGGTGGACGTTGACGAGCGCAGCAGGCGAAAGCTGGACTGCCGGCGCGCTCATTAACGCAGCTGGCGCCTGGGCGGACGAGTTCGCGCAGCTTGCGGGCGCGCGCCCGGTCGGGATCCAGCCGCTGCGGCGCACGGTCATCCAGCTACGGGTCGCGCCGCAGGTCCCGCCCGATCTCCCGCTCGTGCTCGACATCGGCGGCGGCTTCTATTTCAAGCCCGAATCGGGCCGGGTCTGGCTGAGCCCGCATGACGAAGAACCGAGCGAGCCTTGCGATGCGGCACCTGAAGAACTGGCCGTGGCGCAGGCAATCGATCGTTTCGAAAGCGTCGTGGAGTGGCAGGTCGAGGCGGTAGAGCGCAAATGGGCCGGCCTGCGCAGCTTCGCGCCCGACCGGAGACCGGTTTACGGTTGGGATCCCCATGTCGAAGGCTTCGGCTGGTTCGCGGGCCAGGGCGGCTTCGGAATCCAAACCTCGCCGGCCGCTGCGCGCCTCGCAGCGCAATTGTTCACCGGGGCGTCCGGCGACGATCTGACAGCAGGGGTCGATCCGTCGCCATATCTGGCGTCACGCTTCGGGTAG
- a CDS encoding YegP family protein: MAHHFEIYKDKAGEYRVRFKYNSETMFSTEGYSSKASAQNAIDSIKKNCPGAEVMDNS; encoded by the coding sequence ATGGCCCATCATTTCGAAATCTATAAGGACAAGGCGGGCGAGTACCGCGTGCGCTTCAAATACAATTCGGAGACGATGTTTTCGACGGAGGGCTACAGCTCCAAGGCCAGCGCGCAGAACGCGATCGACTCGATCAAGAAAAACTGCCCGGGTGCCGAGGTGATGGACAACAGCTAA
- the rnhA gene encoding ribonuclease HI, which yields MKKVEIFTDGSCKGNPGPGGWGALLRMGRHEKELSGGEAETTNNRMELTAAIRALSALIEPCEVELYTDSKYLIDGITKWVHGWKKRGWVNASKKPVRNAELWHDLIELTARHTVHWHWVKGHSGHPENERVDQLASDAADAIAAGGA from the coding sequence ATGAAGAAAGTCGAGATATTCACCGATGGCTCCTGCAAGGGCAATCCCGGCCCCGGCGGCTGGGGCGCGCTGCTGCGTATGGGTCGTCATGAGAAGGAACTGTCCGGTGGCGAGGCGGAGACGACCAACAATCGCATGGAATTGACCGCCGCGATCCGCGCGCTCTCCGCGCTGATCGAGCCCTGCGAGGTCGAGCTTTATACCGACAGCAAATACCTGATCGATGGCATCACCAAGTGGGTGCACGGCTGGAAGAAGCGCGGCTGGGTCAATGCCAGCAAGAAGCCGGTCCGCAATGCCGAGCTATGGCATGATCTGATCGAGCTTACCGCGCGTCACACCGTACATTGGCATTGGGTAAAGGGGCATAGCGGCCACCCGGAGAACGAGCGGGTGGACCAGCTCGCCAGCGACGCGGCCGATGCCATCGCCGCCGGCGGAGCCTGA
- a CDS encoding homoserine kinase, whose amino-acid sequence MAVYTHLGAEDLAALIAAYDVGELVSAKGIAEGVSNSNWLIETTGAEGIGARFILTMYEYRIDTAQLPFYLGLLDHLSARDCPVPRTIHDRTGAACRTIGDKAVALIEFLPGVSVDRPTPAQAKAVGAALAQLHGAVGDFDKSLAQSMGLAEWRRLLEDCGKEGLADIDPALPDLAFSELGYLDAHWPEGLPRDVVHCDLFPDNVLMLGDKVSGLIDFYFAAEDFFAYDLAVTHAAWCFEDRGKRFRPEISDALLTGYASGRSLSDAERAALPILARGACMRFISSRAYDWVNTPADALVVRKDPMDFAARLDFYREHGTALFA is encoded by the coding sequence GTGGCGGTCTACACCCACCTCGGCGCAGAGGATCTGGCGGCACTGATCGCGGCTTACGATGTCGGCGAGCTGGTCTCGGCCAAGGGAATCGCCGAGGGCGTGTCGAACTCGAACTGGCTGATCGAAACCACCGGTGCGGAGGGGATCGGCGCGCGCTTCATCCTGACGATGTACGAATACCGCATCGATACCGCGCAACTGCCCTTCTATCTCGGCCTGCTCGATCATCTTTCGGCCAGGGATTGCCCGGTCCCGCGCACCATCCACGACCGGACTGGCGCAGCCTGTCGGACGATCGGCGACAAGGCGGTGGCGCTGATCGAATTCCTGCCCGGCGTATCGGTTGACCGGCCGACACCGGCACAGGCCAAGGCGGTAGGAGCGGCCCTCGCACAGTTGCATGGTGCGGTAGGTGACTTCGACAAGTCGCTTGCGCAATCCATGGGCCTCGCCGAATGGCGGCGGTTGTTGGAGGACTGTGGCAAGGAGGGCCTGGCAGACATCGATCCTGCATTGCCCGACCTCGCCTTTTCCGAGCTGGGCTACCTCGATGCCCATTGGCCCGAGGGGCTGCCGCGAGACGTCGTCCACTGCGACCTTTTCCCCGACAACGTCCTGATGCTGGGCGACAAGGTCAGCGGTCTCATCGACTTCTATTTCGCAGCCGAGGATTTCTTCGCCTACGACCTCGCGGTGACGCATGCGGCCTGGTGCTTCGAAGATAGGGGCAAGCGTTTTCGCCCGGAAATCAGCGATGCCCTGCTCACAGGATACGCATCGGGTCGAAGCCTGTCGGATGCCGAAAGAGCGGCGCTGCCCATTTTGGCGCGGGGGGCGTGCATGCGCTTTATCTCGTCGCGGGCCTACGACTGGGTGAACACCCCCGCAGACGCGCTCGTGGTTCGCAAGGATCCGATGGATTTCGCCGCGCGACTGGATTTTTACCGCGAGCATGGCACAGCGCTCTTCGCATGA
- the ispH gene encoding 4-hydroxy-3-methylbut-2-enyl diphosphate reductase: protein MNAPFQSTDAAASSDPRLPLQLLIAAPRGFCAGVDRAIEIVERALEKYGAPVYVRHEIVHNRYVVESLKAKGAIFVEELDEVPTDAPCVFSAHGVPKSVPAEAERRNMMYVDATCPLVSKVHRQAERQIEKGQHILFIGHEGHPEVIGTMGQVPEGQITLVETVEDVATLPFTRDDKLSFLTQTTLSVDDTRELVEALRERYPQIVGPKAEDICYATSNRQAAVKKIAPASDLVLVIGAPNSSNSLRLVEVSERLGTDARLIQRADEIDPSWLEGVGTLGLTAGASAPEKLVREVVDRLSEWRAVSEETIMAAEENMIFKLPRQLTD from the coding sequence ATGAACGCCCCCTTTCAATCCACCGATGCGGCAGCAAGCAGCGATCCGCGCCTGCCGCTCCAGCTCCTGATCGCCGCCCCGCGTGGTTTCTGCGCCGGAGTCGACCGCGCCATCGAGATCGTCGAGCGCGCGCTCGAGAAATACGGCGCACCGGTCTATGTCCGGCACGAGATCGTCCATAATCGCTACGTCGTCGAGAGCCTGAAGGCCAAGGGCGCGATCTTCGTCGAGGAACTGGACGAGGTGCCGACCGATGCTCCGTGCGTCTTCAGCGCACATGGCGTGCCGAAGTCCGTCCCGGCAGAGGCCGAACGGCGGAACATGATGTATGTCGATGCGACCTGTCCTTTGGTGAGCAAGGTCCACCGCCAAGCCGAGCGCCAGATCGAAAAGGGGCAGCACATCCTTTTCATCGGTCATGAAGGCCATCCGGAAGTCATCGGCACGATGGGCCAGGTGCCCGAGGGCCAGATCACGCTGGTCGAGACGGTCGAGGACGTCGCGACACTTCCCTTCACGCGCGACGACAAACTCTCTTTCCTGACGCAGACGACACTGTCAGTCGATGACACGCGCGAATTGGTGGAAGCCCTGCGGGAACGCTATCCACAGATCGTCGGACCCAAGGCTGAAGACATTTGCTACGCCACCAGCAACCGGCAGGCAGCGGTCAAGAAGATCGCCCCGGCCAGCGATCTCGTGTTGGTCATCGGAGCCCCGAATTCATCGAATTCCTTGCGGCTCGTTGAAGTGTCCGAACGACTCGGCACGGATGCGCGGTTGATCCAGCGGGCGGACGAGATCGATCCGAGCTGGCTGGAAGGCGTCGGCACACTCGGCCTGACAGCTGGAGCCTCGGCACCCGAAAAGCTGGTTCGCGAAGTCGTCGACCGGCTGTCCGAATGGCGCGCCGTGAGCGAAGAAACGATCATGGCCGCCGAGGAGAACATGATCTTCAAGCTGCCGCGCCAGCTGACCGACTAG
- the argS gene encoding arginine--tRNA ligase: protein MADMQTLHAAFAARIDAILNALEMEGTLPSETPRGNVTVEPPRDPSHGDLATNAAMVLAKQAKTNPRALAEKIVEHLDRDPDITSTEIAGPGFINMRLSDDAWRRELEAIAALGADYGSSTMGDGRTVNIEYVSANPTGPMHMGHCRGAVVGDALAGLLEFAGHRVVREYYVNDAGGQVDVLARSAHLRYKEALGEDIGEIPEGLYPGDYLKPVGERLQQQFGDAYKDAPESEWLPIFREQAVAAMMDMIREDLALLGIHHDLFSSEAELQAAKKPEAAEAWLREHGFVYDGVLEAPKGKAPPEDWEPVELPLFRSTQFGDDQDRPIKKSNGAWTYFGADLAYHLQKAQGADELIDIWGADHAGTVKRIKAAVAALSEGEGKAIPFDVKLVQMVQLTRNGEPIKMSKRSGNFVTIADMVEEVGKDVVRFTMLTRKPEAQMEFDFAKVVEASKDNPVFYLQYAHARIRSTMRKAGVEPSGKHLDRLGADELALVREAAQFPRVVESAAKAREPHRIAFFLGDLAAAFHSFWNAGNDDPSKRIIQEGDAELSAARLFLADAVGQVIRNGLAILGVEAVEEM, encoded by the coding sequence ATGGCTGACATGCAGACCCTTCACGCGGCTTTCGCGGCGCGTATCGATGCAATCCTGAACGCGCTGGAAATGGAAGGCACGCTTCCGTCCGAAACGCCGCGCGGCAATGTGACGGTGGAGCCGCCGCGGGATCCCTCGCACGGAGACCTTGCGACGAACGCGGCCATGGTGCTGGCCAAGCAGGCGAAGACCAATCCGCGCGCGCTGGCGGAAAAGATCGTCGAGCATCTCGATCGCGATCCCGACATAACTTCGACCGAGATTGCCGGCCCCGGTTTCATCAACATGCGCCTCTCCGACGATGCATGGCGGCGCGAGCTTGAAGCGATCGCTGCGCTCGGCGCGGATTACGGCAGCTCGACGATGGGCGACGGGCGCACGGTCAACATCGAGTACGTCTCCGCCAATCCGACCGGTCCGATGCACATGGGCCATTGCCGCGGCGCGGTGGTGGGCGATGCGCTGGCGGGCCTGCTGGAATTCGCCGGCCACCGTGTGGTGCGCGAGTATTACGTCAACGACGCGGGAGGGCAGGTAGATGTGCTCGCCCGCTCCGCTCACCTACGCTACAAGGAAGCGCTGGGCGAGGACATCGGCGAGATCCCCGAGGGGCTATACCCGGGCGACTATTTGAAGCCGGTCGGCGAAAGACTGCAGCAGCAATTCGGCGATGCGTACAAGGACGCGCCGGAGAGCGAGTGGCTGCCGATCTTCCGCGAGCAGGCGGTGGCGGCGATGATGGACATGATCCGCGAGGATCTGGCGCTGCTCGGCATCCATCATGACCTGTTCTCTTCCGAGGCCGAATTGCAGGCCGCGAAGAAGCCCGAAGCCGCCGAGGCGTGGCTGCGCGAGCATGGCTTCGTTTATGACGGCGTGCTCGAAGCCCCCAAGGGCAAGGCACCGCCGGAGGATTGGGAGCCGGTCGAACTGCCGCTGTTCCGTTCCACCCAGTTCGGCGACGATCAGGATCGCCCGATCAAGAAGTCGAACGGCGCGTGGACCTATTTCGGTGCCGATCTCGCTTATCACCTGCAGAAGGCGCAGGGGGCCGACGAACTGATCGACATCTGGGGCGCGGACCATGCCGGCACGGTCAAGCGCATTAAGGCCGCCGTCGCCGCGCTGTCGGAAGGGGAAGGCAAAGCCATCCCATTCGACGTGAAGCTGGTCCAGATGGTCCAGCTGACGCGGAACGGCGAGCCGATCAAGATGTCGAAGCGCTCTGGCAATTTCGTCACCATCGCCGACATGGTCGAGGAAGTGGGCAAGGACGTGGTGCGCTTCACCATGCTGACCCGCAAGCCCGAAGCACAGATGGAATTCGATTTCGCCAAGGTGGTCGAGGCGTCGAAGGACAATCCGGTCTTCTACCTGCAATACGCCCATGCCCGCATCCGCTCGACCATGCGCAAGGCCGGTGTCGAGCCGTCCGGCAAGCATCTCGACCGGCTCGGCGCGGACGAACTCGCGCTGGTGCGCGAGGCCGCCCAGTTCCCGCGCGTCGTCGAATCCGCCGCCAAGGCGCGCGAGCCGCACCGGATCGCCTTTTTCCTCGGCGATCTCGCTGCCGCCTTCCACAGTTTCTGGAATGCGGGTAACGACGATCCGTCCAAGCGGATCATCCAGGAGGGGGATGCCGAGCTAAGCGCAGCGCGTCTGTTCCTCGCCGATGCCGTCGGGCAGGTCATCCGCAACGGGCTCGCCATTCTCGGCGTCGAAGCGGTCGAGGAGATGTGA